The genomic region GCCGGGTGTTATGATTCACAACGATAGTCACCGCGTGCCAGGAATCGGCCGCGAGCAGCGTGTCATTGAAAATTGTGCTGAGGTCATAGTCAGCGCCCTCGCGGGAGGCATGATGAAAATTCATCTGCAGCGGCACGTCAAACAGCATGGTTTTACCGTTTACCTGGTCAATATAGTGTTGCAGCTTATCAACATCATGGGACCAGTATTCCGCGACGATAAAAAGCGGCGGTTCTGCCACCTGTTGAATATGGTCTATCCATTCTTTATAAAACCAGGCAGGAATGTGTTTGACCGCATCAAGGCGAAAGCCAGTTCAGGGAATCTGTTCGGGCATCCAGCGCGCCCAGTATTTCAGTTCTTCAGTGACCGCATGATGGCGAAAGTCGATATTGGCACCCATCAAATAATCGAAGTTGCCCAGTTCGTCATCCACCTGAACGTTCCAGTCTTCGCCAGTATAATAATCATTGACGATTTTAAAGACGCCATTTTCATCGGGGTTTTCGATATGATCGATGCCGCTAAAGCATTTGAAACCCCAGACGAACTGTGAATATTCGCCGTTCCGCACAGGGAAAGTAAAGCGTGTCCATGCTTCTGCCTCAATCACCTCAGGGTCTGTCTCCCCCGGTTATCGGGATTTGCGTATTCCGACCTAAACCGACCATTGATTCCGACCCAAACCGACCATTGATTCCGATTTAATCCGATCGCACTTTCCGATTTAATTCGACCACGAATTCCGATTTGTTCCGGCCAGATTTGGCCATCCGTCGGAATCCCGCGCTTTTCACTTTTAAAACAATGGACAACACTTTCTCCTGATAACCCATCTTCCGGAGACGTGTCGCCATCGCAAGACTGAGAACGCGGATGAGTAAAATTAAAGAACTGCTGCGCCTTAAATTTGACTGTCACCTGCCCAACAGGAGCATCTCAGCCTGTCTGAATATCGGGTGCAGCACCGTATCTGATGTGGTCACCCGCTTCAGGGGGAGCCAGCTGGCGTGGCCCCTGCCGGAGGAGATGACGGAATCACAGCTCGAAGCGTTGCTCTATACCGGACGCGCCAGCGACAGCCATAAACGGATGCCGGACTTCCCGCTGTGCCACCAGGAACTGAAGCGTAAGGGGATGACCAAAATCCTGCTCTGGCAGGAATATCAACAGGACGCTGGCGAAAATGCCTACGGCTACAGCCAGTTCTGCAACCTCTACAACGACTGGCTGAAGCTACAGAAGCATAGCATGCGTCAGCATCATGTCGCCGGTGAGAAACTGTTCCTCGACTTCTGCGGGCCGACGATCCCTGTTATCAACCCGGATACGGGTGAGGTCCGGCAGGCTCACATCTTCGTGGCCACATTCGGTGCCTCAAACTACACCTATGTTGAGGCCTGTGAAAACCAGCGGCAGGAAAGCTGGCTGATGGCCCACGTCAGGGCGTTCGAGTTCTTCGGCGGTGTTCCCCAGCTTCTTGTGCCGGATAATCTGAAAGCAGCGGTCAGCCGCGCAGACCGCTACGAGCCGGTGCTGAACGAGAACTATCGCAAGCTGGCCCGGCACTATAACACGGCGATGATCCCGGCCCGGCCCCGCAAACCGAAAGACAAACCCAAAGTCGAAAATGCCGTTCTGGTCGTGGAGCGCTGGATCCTGATGTGGTTGCGGCATGAGGTGTTCCATACGCTGGCCGCGCTGAATCTGGCCATCAGTGAGCTACTGCAGGAACTGAATGAGCGGCCGTTCCGTCGGTTGCCGGGTTGCAGGAAAAGCCTGTATGAACAACTGGATAAACCCGCCCTGAAGGCTCTCCCGCCATACTGGTATGAATACGTTGATATCCGCCGGGCAAAGGTCGGCCCGGACTATCACGTGCTGTACAGCAAACATGCGTACTCCGTCTCTCACGCGCTGGTTGGCAGCCATATCGATATCGAGGCAGGAGCCCGACTGGTCCGCCTCTATCACCGTGGAACACTGGTAGCCCGGCATCCACGGGCACAGCAACAGGGTGGCTTCACCACGCAAGCAGAGCATATGCCGGAATCCCATCGCCGACAGCGATGGAGCCCGGAGCGGCTGGTGTCGTGGGGCGAGAGCATCGGCAGCACCACCCGTGCCGTGGTGGCATGGCACCTGCACCATCGCGCACATCCGGAACAGGCTTACCGGACCTGCCTGGGTCTGCTCAATCTCAGCCGTGAATATGGCGATACCCGGCTGGAAAACGCCTGCCAGCAGGCGTTGTTACTGGAGCGCCCATGGCGTCAGGTGATCCTGAATCTGCTGACAAACCACCGGGACCGGCTGAAAGACGAAGTGCCGGATGAGTCCCCTGTAGAGCACAGCAACGTACGCGGTGCCGGGTACTACCACTGAGGAGAAAATAATGCACAACAACCTGCTGGAACAGATACGCGCCCTGCGGCTGGGGCACATGAGCAACGCGCTGGAGTTGCAATGGTCGCAGCCGATGACCTACACCTCGCTGAGCTTCGAGGAACGGCTGGGCCTCCTGCTGGAGCACGAACTGCTGCAGCAGGAGGTCTCGAAGGTCAACCGTCTGCGAAGACAGTCGAAACTGAGACTGGATGCGCAGCCTTCACAGCTTGACTACCGGCCGGAACGGGGGCTGAACCGGCAGTTGCTGGTACAGCTGCTGACAGGCACCTATGTTCACCGTCATGAAAATGTGCTGATCACCGGCCCCACGGGATGCGGAAAAACGTACGTTGCCTGTGCCCTGGGTGAGCAGGCCTGCCAGCAGCATATCCAGGTGGTGTATTATCGGCTGACGCGGCTGCTTGATGACCTGAATATCGGGCATGCCGACGGGAGTTACCAGAAGCAACTGCTGCATCTGTCGAAAAAGGACCTGCTCATCCTTGATGACTGGGGTCTTGAGAAGCTGAACACCCGCCAGGCCTCAGAGCTGCTGGAAGTGATGGAGGACAGATACCAGCGGGGAAGCACCATCATCATCAGTCAGCTACCGGTGAGTGAATGGTACAAGCTGGTAGGCAACCCGACGGTAGCCGATGCCCTGATGGACCGGCTACTGCACAACGGACATCGCGTTGAGCTCAGGGGCGAATCAATGCGTAAACTGGCGCAAACCGATCAGACGGGTTAAAAACTAAAGGAAGAAATAACCAGCGCGGGAAGCGCGATCGAAATCGCCGGAATCACTGACCGGAATCATCGGAATACGCAGGATTGACGTGGTTGACCTGGACGTTTTCTTTCTCATCCGCACCATATCCATAATCACCCCAACGCCCGCAGCGCATCCACGGCGGTCTGCAGCTGCGTTTTATCACCGTATTTGGTGGCACGGGAACCTTTTTGATCGAACTCGACAAGATCGAAGAGATCGTAAGTATCATAACCCACCGAATATCCCTCTGATCCGCCTTTATGAGCGGGAGGAAGCCAGGCGTCGGTGATGTCAGTTTCTGCCAGCCATGCCGTGTGTTCGGGGGCTTCCGACCAGAGTTTGCTGCTGTCAGGGTAATTCCAGTGGAAGAATTGCAACAGGCTGGGGTTGTGCATCTCCGTGCCCCAGTTTTTAGCGGGTGAATCTGCAGTATGGAACAGGCGGGGAAAAAAGCGCGGACCGGCACGGATATTTTATAACGTACTGGTCCTCTTAAAGAAATGAGTGATATTCATACTGCGGTATCTGTCAGATGCCGCCCGGTCCGTGTGCAAACAGCACTACTCCCTGTACCCGGGTATAGGCTTTATTAACGGATTTTTGCCGACTTGCCTGACCGATCAGTGAGGAGAGTTCGGTCATCCTTGCTTGCAGCAGATTTTTCACTTCAGCTTCATTGTCCAGAATATGGCGCAGAACAGGGCGTAACTGATCTTGCACCTGTGCCGGTATCGGATTTTGTTTGGTGCTTTCCGCCAGTTTTTCTACCGCGCTGACATAAACGACTTCCATTTCAATCAACTCTTCCCAGCTTCCCTCGGTAGCGAGACGCAGCATCGTCTGACTGAGCACTAACAATTGTTGGTAAATCGTAAGTATGTGCGGCGCAATATTCATTTAAACGGCATCCTGAAGAGCAGTGGTTCCAGAAACTTCTTTCCAGGCGTCGGCGATGTTGCGCAGCAACGTTTCGACTTCCTGAATCGCTTCGCTGTCATTGTGCAAATTAGCCTGTAACAGGCGATGCACCATATAGCGATATAACGAGGTGAGATTATCAGCCAGCGAATCACCGCTGTTTTCATCCAGCCCTTTTTTTAAGCCATTTTCAATAATGTTAATGGCTTTGGAGAGAGATTCTCCCTTACCTGCAATATTGCCATCGAGTAAAAATAACCGGCTGCGGACCAGGGCACTGAGTGCCCCATCAAACAGCAGAGTGACCAGTTGGTCAGGGCTGGCACTCATCACCGCGCTTTCAACCCCGATTTTTGCATAGGCTTTGGTCCCGCTTGCGCTATACATGTTTTCTCCTTAATTACGATGAACTGTTTGTAGAGCTGTTTGATGTACTGAACTGAGTGGTCAGATAGCTACTGGTGCTGTTTAATTTGCTCATCAGCACATCAAGTGCGGTGAATTGGGTCTTGTAGCGTGCGACCATCGCATCAATTCGGGTACTTTGATCATTGTACTGCTTGGTCAGATTATTCAGGGTCTTACTGACGCCATCCGTTGCCGCCTGCAAAATGCCGGTAGTGGATAACCAGCCGGTGAGGTTACTGGCGATAGTGGTGGAGATACCGGTCGTTTTGCCATCACCGATAATCATCGCTTTTACCCCGTCAGAATTGCTGGTGAGCGCGCTGTCCAGCGTGGTGGAGTCCACTGACAGTTGACCTGAGGTCGGGTTGCTGGTGATGCCAATCTGCGACAGCGACTTAAAGGTTGAGGTACTGGCCGCGTTGGTCAACAGGCTTTTCAGCTGTGACTGAATAGTACGCAGCGTGCTATCGCCCACCAGGGCGCCATTGCTGGAATCCTGAGTCGAGGTACCAACATCTACCACCGTATACTTTGTCAGGCTGGCAAACTGATCCTGCAAATCATTATAAGCATTTACCCAGTTAGTAATGGCAGATGAGGCCCCAGAGGTATCTTTGGTGATGGTCAGGCTCTGGTTGCCTGATGTGGTATCACTCAGGTTAAGCGTAGTGCCTTCCAGCGCATCGCTGATGGTATTACTGCTGTTCTCAATCGCAACGTTATTCACCGTCAGTTTGACGTTCTGCGCCGTGACGCTTTCGGTCATATTGCTGCTTGAGGTGCCATCGTAGGCAAGAAAACTTTGCAGCGTGCTGTCACCGCTGACGGCGACGGTCATCGCATTATCTGTACCGGTATTGTCAGAGGTCATCGAGAGACGATAGCTCCCGTCACCGGTCTTGATAATACTTGCGGTAACGCCGGCATCTGCCTTATTGATGGCGTCACGAATACCGGTCAGCGACGAGTTGGCAGCAGTCAGCGAAATCTTCACGGCGGCAGAACCATCGGCTTTCTGCAACGTAATGGTGCTGTCCGAGCTGGCGATGGCGGTGGAGTTAGTGCTCTGTGCGCCAGAGGTCAGCGTCTGGGCGGTAGCCAGCTGCGATACGCTAATAGTGTATTTACCTGCCACTGCACCGCTGGTTGTCGTCGCGCTCACCGCGCTGGTGGTGCTGGTCGCTTTCGTGGAGGAGAACAAATCGGCATTATTCAGCGTGGTATTGGCGGTTTGGAACGTGGTCAGCGCGCTTTTCAGGGTGCCGTAAGCGCTTAACTTAGCTGTATAAGACGTCTGCTGCGTGGAAATTGGCGTCAGCGTGGCTTTTTCAGCCGTCTGAAGGCTGTCCAGAATAGTACTTAAGTCGAGGCCCGAGCCGATTCCCAGGGTAGATATAGTGGTCATAATGTTTCCTTTTATAGTCAACACGTAAAGTGAACTACATGGTTATCGTCCAGACACAGGGAAAGTTTATGATTATTTGCAACGGGACAATGGCGAGAATAGCGCTAACAGAAGGGGGTATTTCGTCGGCCAGGGTTTGTGGAGAAAATTTTGATACGGCGCTAAAAAAATTCTAAAGGTTCGAAAAGGGCAGACGATAACAACATTGACGGCGATGAAGCCGGGGTGAAAACAAGCCCAACCACCTTAAACCCGATTCAATTTAACAGGAAACTTTATCATGGCACAAGTCATCAATACCAACAGCCTCTCGCTGATCACCCAGAACAACATCAACAAAAACCAGTCTGCTCTGTCCAGTTCTATTGAGCGTCTGTCATCCGGTCTGCGTATCACCAGCGCAAAAGCTGACGCAGCGGGCCAGGCGATTGCTAACCGTTTCACTTCTAACATCAACGGTTTGACTCAGGCATCTCGTAACGCTAACGATGGTATCTCTGCTGCGCAGACAACGGAAGGCGCACTGTCTGAAATCAACAATAACTTACAGCGTGTTCGTGAACTGACCGTACAGGCACAGAACGGTACCAACTCTGATTCCGACCTGACCTCAATCCAGGACGAAATCAAATCTCGTCTGGACGAAATTGACCGCGTATCTGGTCAGACTCAGTTCAACGGCGTGAACGTGCTGGCAAAAGACGGCACCATGAAAATCCAGGTTGGCTCTAACGATGGCGAAACCATCTCTATCGACCTGCAGAAAATTGACTCTTCTACTTTGGGTCTGAAAGGCTTCTCCGTAGACAAAAATGCACTGAGCCTCGGTGATTCCATTACTCAGGTAGGTTCAGCAGCTTCCGGTACCATGTCTACCGTTGACCTGAGCGCTGTGGCATCTGGTCTGGGCATGGCTGCTTCTGGTCTGTCACTGCACAGCGTGCTGGACAGCAGCGGCAAAGCCACCAGCACCTACGTGGTATCTTCCGGTAGCGACAACTACTCTGTATCTGTCGGTTCAAGCGGTAAAGTTGAACTGAACAAAACTGAAGTTGACTACAGCGACAGCACCAACGGCGTCACCTCTGGTGTGATGACTGGCCAGGCGATCAAAGTTGGTGCAGACGCCAGCGGTAACGCAGTGGGCTTCGTCACCGTACAGGGCAAAGAGTACACCGTTGCATCAAGCGGCATTGCCAACGGCGGCGACACTGCAACTTCAGGCAGCAGCAACATCAACGATATCGCTAACACCGGCAACACCAGCTTGTACACCGGTACTTCAACATCTGACCCGCTGGCCCTGTTGGACAAAGCGATTGCACAGATTGATAAGTTCCGTTCAAGCCTGGGTGCGGTACAAAACCGGTTGGATTCAGCTATCACCAACCTGAGCAATACCACCACTAACCTGTCAGAGGCGCAGTCGCGAATCCAGGATGCTGACTATGCGACGGAAGTGTCGAATATGTCTAAAGCACAGATTATCCAGCAGGCAGGTAACTCCGTGTTGGCGAAAGCGAACCAGGTTCCACAGCAGGTTCTGTCACTGCTGCAGGGCTAATAACCTTGCATCGCTCCCCGACTGAACGGGCGGGGAGCAGGTAAAACCCCAAACGGGCATGGCGGCAATCCTCTGAATTCGTTCAGGTAGATTGTTTCCGGCCCGTTTTTTATTGCCTGCTGAAAACCATATCCTCAACGCTGCTGGACATACAGCCAGACAAAACGGGCAGAGAGCTGCTGTTAATCTGATGGTGCTCTCCGCTGGCAGGTCATCGCTGTAACCTGCTGTGCGGTTTATTGACTGCCGGATAAAAACCCTCTGTGTAGCGCGTCGCGTAAAATGAGAAATTGCGCCACTTAAATTGATAAATCGGTAACAGTGGTTTTTTTCTCATTATACGCGATTTGTTTTGATTGAAATTTAAACTGGCCGGACTGGCCAGATGATATCCGGCGCTTTCGATGTATCCACTGCCTGCACTGCTTTAATGTACCTCAGCCACACAACCAGACTTG from Erwinia tracheiphila harbors:
- the istA gene encoding IS21 family transposase, whose translation is MARLRTRMSKIKELLRLKFDCHLPNRSISACLNIGCSTVSDVVTRFRGSQLAWPLPEEMTESQLEALLYTGRASDSHKRMPDFPLCHQELKRKGMTKILLWQEYQQDAGENAYGYSQFCNLYNDWLKLQKHSMRQHHVAGEKLFLDFCGPTIPVINPDTGEVRQAHIFVATFGASNYTYVEACENQRQESWLMAHVRAFEFFGGVPQLLVPDNLKAAVSRADRYEPVLNENYRKLARHYNTAMIPARPRKPKDKPKVENAVLVVERWILMWLRHEVFHTLAALNLAISELLQELNERPFRRLPGCRKSLYEQLDKPALKALPPYWYEYVDIRRAKVGPDYHVLYSKHAYSVSHALVGSHIDIEAGARLVRLYHRGTLVARHPRAQQQGGFTTQAEHMPESHRRQRWSPERLVSWGESIGSTTRAVVAWHLHHRAHPEQAYRTCLGLLNLSREYGDTRLENACQQALLLERPWRQVILNLLTNHRDRLKDEVPDESPVEHSNVRGAGYYH
- the istB gene encoding IS21-like element helper ATPase IstB gives rise to the protein MHNNLLEQIRALRLGHMSNALELQWSQPMTYTSLSFEERLGLLLEHELLQQEVSKVNRLRRQSKLRLDAQPSQLDYRPERGLNRQLLVQLLTGTYVHRHENVLITGPTGCGKTYVACALGEQACQQHIQVVYYRLTRLLDDLNIGHADGSYQKQLLHLSKKDLLILDDWGLEKLNTRQASELLEVMEDRYQRGSTIIISQLPVSEWYKLVGNPTVADALMDRLLHNGHRVELRGESMRKLAQTDQTG
- the fliT gene encoding flagella biosynthesis regulatory protein FliT, yielding MNIAPHILTIYQQLLVLSQTMLRLATEGSWEELIEMEVVYVSAVEKLAESTKQNPIPAQVQDQLRPVLRHILDNEAEVKNLLQARMTELSSLIGQASRQKSVNKAYTRVQGVVLFAHGPGGI
- the fliS gene encoding flagellar export chaperone FliS, whose amino-acid sequence is MYSASGTKAYAKIGVESAVMSASPDQLVTLLFDGALSALVRSRLFLLDGNIAGKGESLSKAINIIENGLKKGLDENSGDSLADNLTSLYRYMVHRLLQANLHNDSEAIQEVETLLRNIADAWKEVSGTTALQDAV
- the fliD gene encoding flagellar filament capping protein FliD, encoding MTTISTLGIGSGLDLSTILDSLQTAEKATLTPISTQQTSYTAKLSAYGTLKSALTTFQTANTTLNNADLFSSTKATSTTSAVSATTTSGAVAGKYTISVSQLATAQTLTSGAQSTNSTAIASSDSTITLQKADGSAAVKISLTAANSSLTGIRDAINKADAGVTASIIKTGDGSYRLSMTSDNTGTDNAMTVAVSGDSTLQSFLAYDGTSSSNMTESVTAQNVKLTVNNVAIENSSNTISDALEGTTLNLSDTTSGNQSLTITKDTSGASSAITNWVNAYNDLQDQFASLTKYTVVDVGTSTQDSSNGALVGDSTLRTIQSQLKSLLTNAASTSTFKSLSQIGITSNPTSGQLSVDSTTLDSALTSNSDGVKAMIIGDGKTTGISTTIASNLTGWLSTTGILQAATDGVSKTLNNLTKQYNDQSTRIDAMVARYKTQFTALDVLMSKLNSTSSYLTTQFSTSNSSTNSSS
- a CDS encoding FliC/FljB family flagellin — translated: MAQVINTNSLSLITQNNINKNQSALSSSIERLSSGLRITSAKADAAGQAIANRFTSNINGLTQASRNANDGISAAQTTEGALSEINNNLQRVRELTVQAQNGTNSDSDLTSIQDEIKSRLDEIDRVSGQTQFNGVNVLAKDGTMKIQVGSNDGETISIDLQKIDSSTLGLKGFSVDKNALSLGDSITQVGSAASGTMSTVDLSAVASGLGMAASGLSLHSVLDSSGKATSTYVVSSGSDNYSVSVGSSGKVELNKTEVDYSDSTNGVTSGVMTGQAIKVGADASGNAVGFVTVQGKEYTVASSGIANGGDTATSGSSNINDIANTGNTSLYTGTSTSDPLALLDKAIAQIDKFRSSLGAVQNRLDSAITNLSNTTTNLSEAQSRIQDADYATEVSNMSKAQIIQQAGNSVLAKANQVPQQVLSLLQG